The Austwickia sp. genome includes a region encoding these proteins:
- a CDS encoding alpha/beta hydrolase: protein MHALDLYLPDQRTAPVPVVVWVHGGGWRMGDKADVGFGDISVGRLRDDLLAKGIAVASVNYHLLPQGTKFPEPMQDVSAGVRYLKAHAAELGLDPQRFALAGESAGAHLAAMVAYTPKDDPLHGTLGAKADPSVRAFLGYYGIYELTTRDSQQIAHGCKQERQGADSSHGRLIGANPDAPEGRGPALKASPVSYVAAGSVPALMFHGKQDCTAPYEQSQALADKLRGAGVSQQVVLVDDAGHADDRFYVDDDLRRQAVDFLTTRLTA, encoded by the coding sequence ATGCACGCGCTCGACCTGTACCTGCCCGACCAGCGGACCGCCCCGGTCCCTGTGGTGGTGTGGGTGCACGGCGGGGGCTGGCGGATGGGCGACAAGGCCGACGTCGGCTTCGGGGACATCAGCGTCGGCCGCCTGCGTGATGATCTCCTCGCCAAGGGCATCGCCGTGGCCAGCGTCAACTACCACCTGCTCCCGCAGGGGACGAAGTTCCCCGAGCCGATGCAGGACGTGTCGGCGGGCGTCCGGTACCTCAAGGCCCACGCCGCCGAGCTGGGGCTGGACCCGCAGCGATTCGCCCTCGCCGGCGAGTCCGCCGGGGCCCACCTCGCGGCCATGGTCGCCTACACACCCAAGGACGATCCGCTGCACGGCACCCTGGGTGCGAAGGCGGACCCGAGCGTGCGGGCGTTCCTCGGGTACTACGGCATCTACGAGCTCACCACCCGCGACAGCCAGCAGATTGCGCACGGCTGCAAGCAGGAGCGGCAGGGGGCCGACTCTTCGCACGGGCGCCTCATCGGGGCCAACCCCGACGCTCCGGAGGGCCGCGGTCCCGCGCTCAAGGCCAGCCCGGTCAGCTATGTCGCCGCGGGGTCCGTGCCCGCGCTGATGTTTCACGGGAAACAGGACTGTACGGCGCCGTACGAGCAGTCCCAGGCACTCGCCGACAAGCTCCGTGGCGCCGGCGTCAGTCAGCAGGTCGTGCTGGTGGACGACGCGGGCCACGCCGACGATCGCTTCTACGTCGATGACGACCTCCGGCGCCAGGCGGTGGACTTCCTCACGACGCGGTTGACCGCGTGA